The window CGACTTGCAACCCGATATTCACTCAATTATATCAATAAacgctgcggcgtgcaactcgatcccagttaataataataataataataataataataataataataataataataataataataataataataataataataataacaacaacaacaactatggcGTGTAACCCCATCCCAATCAATATTAATATAATGAATGTTCACAACAATACGATGTAATTTgaataaaatacaataaaagaATTATGTAGTTAAGGACATAAAGCTGATAAAAGTAACTATCTAATAACACACAAGTTCAGTAAGCAAGTAAAGACAGTCGAGCCATGGATACATAGAAATAATTAACAAATAAGACATGTAACAAACAAATGCATAAATTTAACAAGCAAAGGCAAGTAATAATTAAGACATTTAATATGTAATAACATGGATTAAATGAAGGCATGAAGTGACtgaaagtaataaataaatacttcAACCCACATACTTTAACCCATGATGGCACATATACACTCATCAcgttatatatacatattttccCACATAATTTTACATAACAAATAATCCAACAAGTCCTAGTTTCCTAAAATCAAagttagccacaacacttacctcactccgcaactaAATGAATCAACCAACCACGGCCTTACCTTTCAAACAAGCCTTtaaaccaatcgaatctagccAATTGTCGATCGCACAATTCAAAATAAACTTTAGAAACTACCTACGAAGGAAAAATGTTCACTCTTTAATGAAAttgaaaaagtcaataaaagtcaacccgagcccgcttggtcaaaattcgagattcggatCAAAATCCAATTACCCGTTTACCCCGAGCCtagttatgtgatttgtttcggaattcaacctcaatttgaTGTCTAAATCTAATTTTACAAAATCCCCAAATTATACCCAAAATCCTAATTTTTACCATAAAAATCTTAGATGTGATGTTAAAACTCATCAAAAGTAACAAGAAACTGAAAGAAAGTGGATTACAGTTACTTACCAATGATTTTAAGAAGAAAATCTCTcaagaaaatcgcctctagagtgtttaggtTTGAGAAATGATGTAAAATGAGAAAAGACCTGTTTCCCCCCCTCTTTACCCAGCTGCAGGTATCGTAGTTGGGAACtctagttcgcaattgcgaataccGCAAATGCGAAACACTGATCGCATATCGCATCAGATTcccagaagtcgcaaatgcgacatttgttCACAAAAGCATAGGTTCCCTCTTCGCAATTGCGTCCAAAagatttgcaaatgcgaagttgACCTTTGCTAccaatggtcgcaaatgcgaccaacaTGTTTGCAAATTGCGAGATCTTCAATAGAAGTAACAAGAGATATACCAACAATCCTCAAAGAATCCAAACTCATCCGAAACTCGCCCGAACCCCtcggactccaaaccaaacatgcacacaagtgtaataacatctgtagacatgtaatttttgaccctccccaaaattTTACTGATTTTAGTATTTAGATATTTATTTTAAGTCTAGTATTGctattttgattattattttttacttttttgctttagtttatctttaaaataaaaattacaaaattattttcctttacGCTAGCTAATTGTTATTTTGGCAAGtaacttttagtttttcttacttttcataaaacaaaaaaaaaagaatcatatttttgttttgcaaaatataaaaagaaaaattcaaaatatatgtatttttatttgtgTCTATTTGATGTAGTGTAAGtcttaaattaaatttttaaaagtagATTGAAAGATTTTATACTACCTTAAGAATATAGTTATTTTGTTTTCcttaatatttctttttttatttaggAGTAGTGTTTTTATGTACTTACTTTTGATTTAgctaaaggaaaatcaaaaaaaaaaaaaaatcaaaaaatcaaaaagaagaagaaagaaggaaaagaacgaAAATACACATgccaaaaaggaaaagagaaaatttAAAACTGTCCGTAACCCCTTTTCACTCCTATACTCACTTgccatttcttttaaatttctCACATGTTTCATGTCCTCATTTAACCAATAAAATCTTGACACCTCACCGTCCTTTGAAACTATCTCACAAATCCAACAATTTTCATGTGCACTCCACGACAAATACACACATATCAGATAAATGCACAACACACTACCCTTGCCAATTAGACCCCACGTTAATTTCAAGGACATTTTTTATACACAAAAATAATGGGGCCCACACGTTTGGGGGTCTGGCTCCTTCCCCAAGCCACTAATTCAATTGGGGGGCCTTCCtctaaaaagaggaaaaaaaacagAAACAACGAAAAAAAAGCAGTGAGAGAAAAGAGAGTGGAGGACACAGATATGAAGGATAACGCACATAGAGTGACAGAGAGGACGAGAGAGCCAGAGGAAAGGCGAGAAAATTCTTTGCGCCGCATCACCTGAGTTCAGAAATGAGCTTTCCATCATAGCtaaacttcatttttctccaTTGAAATCCAACAGATCTTTAGCCATTCAGATAaaaaaaatcacacaaaaactgcgttagtttcttttttttttctttcaaaaattaaatttggaTAAGCAATTGAAATGAAAATGGGTTATGCTTGAGATCTGGTGCGCGTTCGAGGAGTCAAGGTTCCCAGTTTGTTCGAGTTTGTCTGCGGATTCCTGTTGGCTTATTCCGATTTTGCTCGAGTCCTCGCATTGGCTTTTGCTTGTATTTCCGAACAGAGAATCGTTAAAGGCTGTTGAAGGTCCATCTCTTCTTTCCCCTAATGTTATTGTTTTAATTACTTGTGAAGATTTGTTTTATACTTTTATGGACTATATCATGCTTGCGTTACTTTTTCTTAGTTATTTGGGTTTAACTGCTCATGTTTGCTttgcattttcatgatttgacatTGAATTGTTCTCTTGATGATGTTGCTGGATTGAGATTGTACTTAGATAGGTTCTGAATTTGttttattgataaataaagaAAACTAAATTGTTCGAGACGCCGTGGGATTGGATTAATAGAACAAATAATATTGGGCTTCAAAATTTGATCTAAATAGCCGATTTGATTTTTTTAGTAGTAATTTGagctttggattatttttgttctttactTTTGCTTTGTTACTTTGATCGGTAGGAGTATGCTTAGGCCGACCACATTTGGGTAGGCAAGACTTAGAATTTTTTTTGGTTTCGAGGCGAGAGGCCGTTCCCTTAattaaatttatccggggaatgccctgaaggaattgtatatattttattccgggGTATGCCCCGAAGTATTTGTACTTGGAGGTCGATAGTAGAACTCGtaatacttttatttttatttttattttcatttttctttttattaggtggggacgaccttgAGCCTCGTGTGTGTTTATTTTGCTTTTTTCGTAATTTTACCTcaacttaaatattttaaaagccgactatatcaagtatgcaaccgtactagttacgggacttggggagtgcctaacaccttctccccaagtctaatgaacccccttacccgaatctctggtgcagacttagttttggagtccaaagtgttttaagaggaaaaaattattttaaaaaaaaaacggtgacctgacacaccgaaatcaaatgtcagtgtcgactctgagttatttccttttgaacacaatttttGTCACGTTCTAATTGGAAAGCCCTTTTCAAGCTTTACAaatctttttattaatttaagagggTTAGTGAAGTGTGgttaaaaaaggggtgtgacatctctggcgactccactggggagTTGCAGGTTTGAGCTAGTACTTGATCTTGCTGGCTTTTTAGGATATTCGGTTgaggtttttatgtgttttgtttgtttttttaatttttattttgtttatgtcattttattatttgctagttGCTTATTTGTTTACAGTTTTTCCTTTATGTGTTACTACTTTATAAACTGTCATCATATGCATTACCCAGTcaattctttctgcaacaagtctcggAGCACGCGTCGCGTGCACGaactctttgttgagtcacccttGATTTAGGAGGGGGGGCCGTCGgacgtatggagtgggtggaaagcttaagcagccaccatcgaccatacccttccccgaattgccttgttagtgaatcccaaacttaggtcagcctttaggtcatttttatttgcatcatgtcatttagacctagcagggctcggtcccaggtaccgtgtccctttgtaggaaacctgttcaaattttgtcaaaatgggcTCGTGGCCCAAAATGACAGTTAATCATcttatgtgctaaatgttgcatctgtgagggtaaaagggtcatttggcggaccgatGTCTTGGAAAGAAGGGTGAAAAGTGAAGCTAGTAGGGCCCACTCACATTTTTCTTTCATAGttttccaaaaatcaaaaaaaaaattgaaaatgaaaaaaaaagattttacactttcccattatttttcaaaaattcaaaaaaaaaataaagaaaaagaaaatccaaaaaaaatttacactttttcattattttcaaaaagaaaaattcaaaaaaagagaaaaagaagatccaaaaagattttgcattttccataattttccaaaaattcaaaaaaatgaaaaagaagatcCAGAAAGatttacattttccatcatttctcaaaaagacaaaaaaaaagtaTGATTTTCCAAATTagttacattttttttttaaaaaaaagggctTCTTCCCATGttcaatcttcccgaactacgcatacctgattatcgtctctcggggcgggatacgtaggcagcccatatagggtccggtcttcctagttagtcttaggttcttggctttgcggggtcttagccaaatcttgcatgtctagccacttttggccatatCGGCCATTGTtgcaaaatggggtcattttcgcaaaagtggttcaattaCTCATGTCTTAGGGTCTTGAGTTTATAACTCGGTGTCCATCCATGTCGTGTTTGCGTCCCTAGCCACATTTGGCCGCatcggccatttttgcaaaaaaggtCCATTTCCGCAAAGTAATTTTTAAGACCATGATTGTCGGGATATTAGAGTCATGTAAGCTTTAAATGGAGTATCTCTCATGCATTAGGGGTCAACTTTCTCAAGTTTGCGTAAATAGCCACTTTCAGCCACTTAGGCCATTTTGCAAATATAGCCAAGTTGTGTCCTGCATTTGTCCACTAGGAAATGTGGTAGGGTCACGTAGTGTCCTGAGTCGCTAACCATGTTTGCTTCATTCAGGTATGGACCCGCTGATTCGATCTAAAGTGCTGATGGTAGTAAAGATTCCTAGGAAGTTGATCAAGTGGTGGACAATGTTTTCATCGTTAGAGCAGCATGAGTTAATGCAGAAATTGGGCACCCTAACTTCCCTTCTTGATATCACACCCTGCCCAGATTTAGTGGAGGCGATGCTGACTTATTGGGATCCGCAAAATTTGATTTTCAGATTTGGAGAGTGTGAGATGACTCCTACCTTGGCAGAAATGTCTTGTCTCACTCGTTTAAGCTATATAGGCAAGGACATGATACTTCCCCGAGACCACTCTAAGACAAGATTCCTCAGCGAACTGGGCCTGAAAGATAATAAGCATTTAAAATGTCTCGAGCAGTCCTGGATATCCTTGGATTATTTGTTTGCTAGATTTGGACCACATGATAGttttgatgtcttttgggatgagttCTGCACAACCAAGGCAAAATGGAAAAGACGTCGCCTCGAAGCTTTCAGCCTTGCTTTGTTGGGATTATTGGTTTTTCCATTAGATGAGAGGCACATTAGTACCCGTCTACAGTCAGTGGTAATGGCACTATTTCATGAGAAACAACGCAAAACCGTTACCGTTGTGCCGATGATCTTAGTAGAGTTGTACCGAGCCCTGAGTGAGGTTAGGGGAGGTGTCAGATATTTTGAGGGAAGTAACCTTTTGCTACAACTGTGGATGATGGAGCATTTGCACACCACTTCCTTACTTTGTCCCATCGACCGTGCCTTGAGGGATCGGGTGGTATGCATCGAACGCAGGATGAAATCTCCGAAGTTTACGTACCCAGTAGGCGTCACGGCTTGGATTGAGTTCCTCAGTTTGAGGACAAATGGGAATGTTTTGTGGGCTTACCTTTGGCTACCTTTGGATGATATCTTGGTAGGGTGCCTCATGCAGCCTTTCCTGATGCTGATAGGACTCAAGTGTGTCAGACCGTACACTCCCGATAGGGTAATGCGGCAATTGGGCAGAAGATAAGAGGAGCCTCCAACTTTGAATCTTCGGAGCCACATCATAAATTTTAGCAAAAAGGCGGTTGATGAAATCAAGTATGTGCAATACTGGAACAATGcaaagaggatgaagaaaaataCATTAGTAGAGGACGTCGACAGGCCCGAGTGTACTCAGGAGTACTTGATTTGGTTACAGTCTGTCCCGCCAGGGGTCAGCATCCCATTGCCAGCCCAACTCAGGGGTCGGGCAGTTCAGACAGATGATTTTGGGGAGGCATCGGACCAAGATCCCTGGATAAGCTTGAGTTGATAAAGTCTTAGTTAGTGGTATTAGCAGCAAACGTGGAGCAGCATAGCCAGTATTTGTTTAGGGTCAGCCTTCAGGATGCGGGGGCACACGCTAGGGCCTTTATTCCCAGCATCGGTGTTTCTTTACGAGGCATGttacagagtttgagcatgacggaCAGCCCAGGACCATCCCAGTCAGGACAGTCGCAttcaggagcagcttgaggagttattctattttggtgttttgagattgtcttatgttgtcttttactttcGTGTCTTGTCTAGAAGTACCGAGTCCTTTAGGTAATGTCAAATTCTGTCGTAGTGTAGTTGAGTCTGTCATGTCTTTCATTATCGTATTTCCCTCTATATTTTAATATCAAaaagttttaaatgaaaaatcccaaaaagattttgtttttaatttattttccacCACTTCTCCataactacgcttggtctgattcataagggacatgatacgtaggcaacctacatcgagtccgatcaaatcatttttggttcaaaataaaaagagaaagaaaaagaaaatagtgataagaggtgttggaaaagaaagagaagaaaggattgaaatgagcaaattgggatgatgccatatgacccTGCGATCCTCAAAGCCATTTTAGAACCGTTGATTGTTGCAAGGTGCATTGCACGTaatgtgatattattatttgataaatgctctaacgctaacatggtggttttgtgttgttgtccTCTATTATCTCTATTAAGTttcaggaaggtggttagtttgtcgGCATCCTGGCAAGTCATCCATACAATACCCAGTCAAAGTGTCAAACAGTCATGGCTAGCAAGGAAACAGACACTGGAGTTGTAGACCCACCAAGGGAGATTGTTGAGTCGGAATCAGAACTGCAAAAGGAGGTCCGGAGGTTGAGGcatcagatggcagaaatgtatcaagcctggatTAAGGGACACCCTCCACCCTCGTTCCCTACCAACTACATAGAAAATCCTGCTTCTATTCCACCAGTGTCTCAATCCCAGATGCCCAATACCATTGATATTTCCCCACAACATGCACCTGGCTTTACCCCTTACCACAACTACCCCAGCACTTCAGCCCAAACCGTTCATGCTCCgccagccaaaacaacctcataccctgctccgacatctgctcctatttttgtaccccctccacaagctaccctccaccgatcctctagtgagcctGCATTCCCCACTACAGATGCCCACTACTATGcaccggagcccaccttcaaagtcccAGATCCTTACTCTTACACTCCCCaatttgagcctcatgttgaaactgacaaaccacccaagaacgcagagcaagaagagatgtttaggaaggtaCAGAGTCTGGATCAATcattgaaaaatatgcaagggttgggaaaccaagtgagtgtggcctataaggatttgtgtctgttccccgatgtccaattgcctgccgggttcaagatgcccaagtttgacttgtatgacggaCATGGGGATCCTGTAGCTCATCTGAGAggttattgcagtaaaatgagaggcgccgggggaaaagatgaattactaatggcatacttcagccaaagtctgagtggggcagctttagaatggtacaccGCCAGGacgctagcaggtggtacacttggTACGATATAGCTCAGGCCTTTGCccggcactttcagtacaatatagacattgttccAGACCGCCTATATCTGACCAAGGTGGAGAAGAAACTcaatgaaagctttagagaatatgggttccgatggagagagcaAACTGCACGAGTCAATCCTCCgatggaagaagatgagatggttaaatactttcttcaagccctaGAGCCCACTTACTATGGCCACTTGATCTCAGCCATTGGTAAGTCTTTCAATGATGTGGTGAAGATGGGAGCAATGGTGCATAGGGGCTCAAATCGAGTAAGATCGTGAGCTATTCTGCTataaaagcaaccacccaggcaatCCAGAGTGGCACCGGAAGTTTGCCaggcaagaagaagaaggaagatgtTGCTATATTTGTCTCCGGATCATGGCATGGCCAGAGGAGTTCACCTCATTAGTACATCCATCCTCGACCCCGACCCCAAACCTAcgcccaagctccatataatccacctcAACATTACTTTTCCCCGTAAGACCCCCAATACTCAGCCACGCCATCCCAATACCTTGTTCACCAtgcacagtcatatgctcaacccctCCTTACCCGCAATGGTGTGCTCCGGCTCCGCAGAATATCTACCCAgttccacaaaatacctatccacccccacaaCCTTGTCAAAACCCCACTGGTTCAAATTTTCGATTAAGGCCAGAGTATAAGAGAGAGAGGCAGCAGCGAAAACAAACTTTTACCCCGCTTGGAGAGTCCTATGCTAGTCTGTTTCAAAGGTTAAGAAAGTTGGACGTCTTGAGGTCGATTGagtcaaagataccaaatccCCCTCCAAAGAACCTCGATTATTCCCTAAGATGCGCCTATTGTTCTGATGCTCCAGGGCATGAtatagagaagtgttggcatttgaaacGGGCAATCTAGGAGCTCATTGATATGAACCAAATTGTAGTCCAAAGCCCAGATgcaccaaacatcaaccaaaaccctttgCTAGCCCATGCAGAGACgcacatgattgaaatagttcACAAGGACGGGAGCCCAAAAAGTCTTCTAAGtccatcatgatgattcgggccagTGAAACCAATTTGGTTAAATCTCCAGACTCTACCAAAGAAACGCCCTTGACAGTTGAAGGGATGACAGAAAAGCCGAGCTCACTCAACTCGAAACCACCAGTGTTGGTCGTGAAAGGGCTGTCGAGAGATATCGGGGCAAGGCCGGAAAGTTCaaaagtggtagtaccagggaTTTCAAGTAAGCCTGTCATAGTTGTGAAGGGGGCTCCTACTACCCCTATCATCATTAAACTAGTAACCCAGCTTCCAGTGGTGGATGCCAAGGCTGTTCCGTGGAATTATAAACAAGTGatagtgacatacaaaggaaaagaaatagaggAAGAAGTTAATGAAACTGGAGGATTAActcgttctgggagatgtttCACCCCAGAAGAATTAAGGAAAGCCAAGCCATTCAAGGATAGCCCAATGCCAGTAAAGAAATCGATCACTgaggaagaggctgaggagttcctgaaaaagatgaaagtgcaggattattccattgtggagtagttaaggaaaacaccagctcagatttctcttttgtctttgttgatacattcagatgaacatcgcagggtcttgatgaagattttgaatgaggcacatgttcctgataagatcacagtgaaccacttggaaaagatagctggcaagatcttcgaagcaaataggatcactttttcagacgatgaacttcctatggagggtacagaacacaaccgagctctttatctcacggTGAAGTGTGAAGATTCTATTGTCTCAAGGGTTTTGGTTGATAATGGCTCTAGTGCGAATATTTGTCCCTTGTCTACTCTGCAAAAATTGAAGATTGGCACCGAAAGAATCCACTTGAACAGTGTGTGTGTTCGAGGCTTTGATGGGGGCGGTAAAGATTCTGTTGGAGATATAATGCTCGAATTGTCGATAGGGCCTGTTGagtttactatggaattccaagtgttagaTGTGGATGTCTCCTACAACCCGTTGTTAGGCAGGCCCCGTATACATGCTGCTAAGGCAGTCCCATATTCTCTGCACCAAATggtaaagtttgaatgggacacgcaggaaatagttgtgcacggtgatgAGGACTTGTCAGCCTGTATTGATACAATTGTTCCATTCATCGaagctgaagatgataagggaccttgGATCTATCAGACTTTCGAAACAGTTTCTGTTGAGAAAATCCCTGAAGGAAAATGCATTCCGGGTCCTAAGTTATCCTCCACGTCTGTCATGGTTgcgaatgaaatgttgaagaatggttttgtgccCGGCAAGGGTCTAGGCTCATCTCTGCATGGTATTGTGCATCCAGTGCACCCCGGTGGGAATcttggtacatttggtttgggattcatgccCACAGAGAAGGATgtgaaaagggttaaaaatctGAAACAGAAGGTATAGTCGCTCCCCAAGCCCGTCCCACACATCtctaagtcttttgtcaagcTAGGGGTCGAAAAGCCTCCAACCTCCTCAATCCCAAAACCTGTGGTCGATGTTgatgaagagctgatcaagaggttccaaaGTCTGTTCGAAgaggtcaatatggtagaagttggtgaAAGCTCTAGTAAAGCAGATGTGCAACTCGTTGGCCCAAacgtgaagcttagcaattgggaagctacttctctccccaccaggaaggagttttgatagtttgctttgttttcctttctgttatctgggttattccagggttgtaatccagatttttagttttgcttgttttgatgttcaaacttttctatccttttattttcaatgaaatgcaattttccgtTTTCCGTTATTCTTAATagtgttttattttgttcttttttattttgtacagttctttttatgctagttgtagtaacatgacatgcatgaagagttttcagccgagtcttaaaagccaatctaattctaaaataacaatccaagaagtagaatatgatgatgaaatagaatatgatgaagaagcaacatttgaggaaatcagtaaagagctaaa of the Nicotiana tabacum cultivar K326 chromosome 7, ASM71507v2, whole genome shotgun sequence genome contains:
- the LOC142182704 gene encoding uncharacterized protein LOC142182704, whose product is MLEIWCAFEESRFPVCSSLSADSCWLIPILLESSHWLLLVFPNRESLKAVEGMDPLIRSKVLMVVKIPRKLIKWWTMFSSLEQHELMQKLGTLTSLLDITPCPDLVEAMLTYWDPQNLIFRFGECEMTPTLAEMSCLTRLSYIGKDMILPRDHSKTRFLSELGLKDNKHLKCLEQSWISLDYLFARFGPHDSFDVFWDEFCTTKAKWKRRRLEAFSLALLGLLVFPLDERHISTRLQSVVMALFHEKQRKTVTVVPMILVELYRALSEVRGGVRYFEGSNLLLQLWMMEHLHTTSLLCPIDRALRDRVVCIERRMKSPKFTYPVGVTAWIEFLSLRTNGNVLWAYLWLPLDDILVGCLMQPFLMLIGLKCVRPYTPDRVMRQLGRR